In Phaseolus vulgaris cultivar G19833 chromosome 3, P. vulgaris v2.0, whole genome shotgun sequence, the sequence taaataaaatactaaCGAATAATGGTATatgtttctaatattttttatctatcctcttaaattcatattaaaataattttttttaataagtttaatacctttaaaatataaaatccatattttcatttatttttgtaaCTGAAAAAGCAAGATATATATTATAagaacaaaattattttcatcggatttcataaaaaaaaaattgggcaTTGATTTAAAGTCATGTTGAAATAACAGCACCCACGTGACACTCTTtctaagtttttgttttttaaatgcTTCATACGAGGAAGCAATACTTTATTCCACAATCTTTATAATTAAATGTTAGTTGCACGTATATGCCTCCTGTTAAAAAAACCATGCAAGTTGAAATATGTCTCCACGTTTCGTTTTCTTAAATAAGTCCCAACTTGGATTTCATATCTCTATTATTCAACTGATAACTAGTGTGTTAtgttttatctttatctttattttgatacttattaaacattattatcTCACTGATTTCAAACTTAAGATGAATATTTACGTATATAAGAGGAAATTTATCACTTACGTAAAATAAAAGCTTGACATTGATCGCTTGCATATAATTGATAAGCTTTTTTTTAAAGAGAGTTAATTTGTTTGGTAAAGTGGCAATCAAGTTCTTCTCCAGaatctctataaaataaagcaATTAAATAGGAAAATGTTCTATCCAAcatatatatgttaaaaaattgAATCCCGAATCGATTTAATGTGATATTTAACTCTTATGTGGCGATACTTTTGTTAGAAAAATATAACTAATCAACACATTAAGggataaaattatattttatcagAAAGATAAATTATACACGACAATTAAGcaataaatctgtttttttgtATTATCTGTCCTTGTTAGGTGTATATGGAGAAAACACTTATTGACAATGATTTTGTTCACACTACTTATTTGATTATCATTTTTATCGGTATAATTAGTTCTCGAATGTAAGTATTGAGTGTCTGTGTTAATGATGTCATATAATATACtaataaatgattttattaatATGGATTGTTGATATATCAATACATCAAATGTTAATTCAATAAATCACACTATACGTGTGAATCTTTTTGTTTATGTTAACAATTTACATTTGGCTAAAGAAGAGTGATACTAACAGAAGCAATGATAATGCTTGGTtgtaaagtttttttttgttataacataatgacaattttttatgatgtaattgaattttaaatatagagcatattaattactttataaatttagcTTATGGTTGTTGTTTCGAGTTCACAAATAAAGGAGGTTTAATATGTTGATAGTATTAGCACGATCAAGTTattgaaaacatatttattaatGTAGTATGTATTGTATACCGTccttcatttattttataaagtttttctaattgaatttttttttatcataataatataacaacaaatttgaataataacaaaaattcatcaaattatgaattcataagaaataaaaatcatatgaCTAAAATATATTCaccaattaaaatattttttgtaacaagtaaataaaaatacatgatATATTAACATAATTATAGGGGAAAAAATAAGAGTAAGATACTCACTCCCTTATCAGGATAATACCGAGTCAAAACTCATTAATTCTTTACTCGATTACCTTAAGTAGAGTTTATACTCAATCGGATCAATCATTTAACCGATATAACCTGGactgtatatatatatttaatggtCCGAAAGCGTGTGACTTGATAAATTCAGCAAAAACTCTCGTTAGGATATGATCTAAGTGACTttgatatcattttaaaaagtgGACTTAGTTTATAAGGTAAGGtttacccacttatatactatgaaatatttttatttatagctGATGTGGTATATCCAATACACTCCCTCACATCGAGACTAACCAACTCGTGTGTATGACTATATAATGGATTGTTCGATAACGATTCGGATGACCTTATAAATCAAACAAACTTTCAATAGAATAAACTTTTTATAGGATAAACCTTATAAGACTCcaatatcatattaagaagtgaaattTAAGTTAATTCAAACTTACAAAATCGTCACATTTATTCTCAATAAATTTtaccatttaaaaaaatgtattaaacttaccttaattaattaataataacaaacattattttcattaataatgtataaaattctttataattaatttagtataacataaatttatttaccaAATcgcttttaaaataattaatttgtgaCATCTTCAAATAGTATATTGATTGTAAAAATAACAAAGAAATCACATTTGTATGATATTTTGTATAATATAAGAGGCTGATATAAATTGATTTGAGTAATGTgatcaaaaataaatataaagtaaatttttttaatattatatttcaatATGAATTGGCACAAGTGAAAAAAGATTAGGGTAATTCTTTCTCAAAAAAAATCTCTTGACGATAAAACAATGTTATATATACTTTATTTACATATTATAAATTAACTTAACACAAAGAGTAAAGTCTTCACTTAATAGTTATTtcaatcaaatatttttaatattcagTATCATTCTGATAATTTTCCGTCAAAATTATTAGGTTCTTTGcaaattatttttcatctaCAATGTTTAATGTTATAatgatttattaatatatttttagttaaaataattatacaagaatttaaaatacttattataattgtacaatacaatttttacatttaaatacaatttttttcattaaaaaataaagtataattaatttaaaatgttgaaatttattttgtatataaaaGTAAACACATTTTACATAATGCCTAAAAAAATAATGGTTGAATATCTGTGTTTTTGTGATACTTtgatactaaaaaataatataaaaccatttaaaataataatattttaatcatgtttgttttattttttaatctaaaattttagtatatattatttatacctatatataaaaggaATTATTCATTATAACCGTTTTTTGGtgtaaacaaattttttttctgattctactcttatttaatatctttcattttattagtacaatgaaatattttgtcattttatgTAACAACaccttttcttttaaaaaaaaaaaacataaacagaGACGCCCcccaccccccccccccccacgcacagtttctttcttcttctttttctattttagaatctgatcataccgcACTGTAGTTGAGGAGTTCAGGAACATTTCTAGAGTCTGATTCCGTCCAAGTGAAATAAAATCTGTCATTTGAAGTGAAACCAATCagaattttagattcacaagtgaaacaactttgtggaagaagtattcccatggcgaaagtattgtgggatctcATCTATGGAGACTCCACTTGGAAAATTGAAGAGGAGATACGAGCATCATACCCTAGTATCTTTAttggtaagttcattttcgaggacgaaaatttttgtagttggagataatgtaacaacaccttttctttttaaaaaaaaagcagaaacagagaccccccccccccccacgcacagtttctttcttattttttttcttccttatctccatttctctctctctccaattctcttctctccctctctcttaatttctctcccaatcttcatctattttagaatctgatcataccacgctgtagctgaggagttcaggaacatttctacccgatcagattttcaaacagagtaagttcatttttactctaaatatcctttgttctctgtttttccttaggatttagtcatcaatcttggtgagatcagttgagaagtttaatcctctcaacttattctattatatactgaaattttgttctgtttggataatttacattaggcccgtaaatcttgaagcttatccaaacggtgggggataaaattctaaaagttgcttggaaagcaagcaattgaggtaagggaagctaaatttattttttaatagcaccctaggatagaagatctgaatgcggaatggacgtggtcccaatattcaattttctcTTACAggaatgttgtgtgtttatatattgggttgtttgtttgtatattatttaaatttgtaaaaatattatattttgatgatttagtattaaagtgttatttttttcatgtcaaatagacttttgaatattgtggatcaatttttgaatgatattgtatgacggaatggtatggaattgaattcatacatttgggataatgtatggactgatgtttgttgtgtattaagtattgatgcctatgtggtaacagagatctccgagcatcactgatgatctaagtcacatagactaagatatcaggtggtgagaagctaatgggggagttcatgcacaccgtgacatatgagatgcacggcttgagttgtattgaacttaccctgatcctttctgttggattcgctggtaatctttggatcaggtgttagtctctggtaggacttacttaatacgggtcttccagaagacgttgtttgttgaatatcttggatgtgtagatccatgtgagatctatgtgaatgttttaatgttgggatttgaagaagattgtataatttgagaaattgatcatgtaacttggttttctcttttgatttaattgcgtatattataaaattctattttcactagcttacccttgcttttcttgctgtgtttgaactgcgatgactgtactacgtacacgagcagatgatcttacaggtgtctgaggatcagaagagttttaaggcgttgattttgaaacttatattgtaaatatttgtatttatatatgtcttaatcatgtattaggaatattttgaaaaaactgtaagcttgtatagaaatatgtagaaccggtattgtaatagttatatgtaaattatggggtgttacattttatatgaattacttaaaaaataattttttttttaattttttaaattaatattaatgtacaatttttatatgtaaagtGACTCTCCCACTCTTCCCTTCCTAATTCCTTATTGTAACAATAGGAAGAAAGTGAGAGCATATTCATTCTCACGTTTTCACACCAAATAtcacatatcaaataaaataacctcTATTTTCAATCTCTCTCTTCACTTTATTTCAAGCAACTAtattctttgaaaaactcattatTCTTTTGTATCTACCATCAAGTCAATCCTAACCTTAACTTGAACATTATCACATCCTTTGATCTCAAAACTACTAATTGAAgagaaaaaacttgaagaaTAAGAGAGACTCAAATCggagaagaaaaacaaaattgtttaatcaattcatcatttttctttatttattattttttgattcTCAATTTTAACTTatccaaaattatttatgtatgtTAATTTTCTATCATCATGAAAGTtgagtaaaagagaaaaatgtgaAGTGTATTAGGTTTTTTTTTGCTAGCTATAGTAAATCGTTAGGTAGGAATGAATTTTTTCAAATGTAAaaggattattttttttaagaaaaataattgtttcccaccttaaatactaaatattttaaattaaaaaataaaataaatataattaaaatatttatttatttatttgttaaatggatatatttattttatcgaGTTTGAAAGTATAAGCAAGCAACTCCTTCAAACATAGTGTCCGTGACTCGAGTTTGCCCTATAAATACCACCTTGGATATCAACTTTCACAGTAACACTCTCCTTCTCATCcttcaccttttttttttcataaataacaAACATGCAAACGCAGCCAATTTCCACTATCGCCTTCACGGTCTTCCTCCTCCTGTTCTCTCCACCACGCGCCGCCGCGGTAAGGCCACCACCAAATCCACTTCGTTCATCGTGCGCGCAGGCCAGGTACCCCGTTCTCTGCTTCCAAACCCTCTCCAACTTTTCCAACCCCACCGCCAAACCCCTCGACCTGGCCCAGGCCGCCGTCAGGGCGAGCCTGGTCCGTACGCGCGCTCTCTCCGCCTACCTCGGGACGCTAAAGGCCGCGTCGCAGGGTTTCGGACCGAGGCAGCGAATTGCGGTGAGTGACTGCGTGCAGCAGATATCCGACTCGGTGAGTGAGTTGAGCAAGACGCTGAACGAGTTGCAGCATCTCCGCGACGGAACCTTCCAGTGGCAGATGAGCAACGTCCAGACCTGGACCAGCACCGCCCTCACCAACGGCGATACCTGCATCTCCGGCTTTAACGCTGCCGCCACCACCGGGAATGTCAAGTTGGAGCTCAAGCAAAGAGTCACCGACGTCGCCATGCTCACCAGCAACGCGCTTTACCTCATCAATCGTCTCGCTGATAGCGTCACAGGGAAGTCTCGCTCCAATTCCGGAAACTGATCCTGTCCGTTCATCTCGGTTCTCAAGTGTGAATATCTTAAGAGTGTGTTTGGAAAGATGATAGAAGGTAGAATCACGTTTTAGCGTTTTTTCTTCCAAACCCACACACACTATAGTATAAATAGTGAGGATCTCTTTGCAGTATAAGTTTTCTgtattggttttttttttctacgcCATGTGTGTAAGTGTAAACCAACGTTTGAATCATACTACTACTACTAATATAAGATTACTAGACTCCGtttctttattaataaaaaatgtgtaataattttaattttctttaaattaattacacTACTTCGGTTTAGTGTTTTCTAACCTGCTCAAGCTTGCAACTTTCATTCGCAACATCTCTTTCTAAAATATAACCATTTAATAATTCCTTTTATtaatctaataataataaataaaaaattaaactttttatattACTATTGTAATAAAAAGATTAATAAATGGTTGTATTTTGAGAAGCGCGTCATACTAAAGAGTGTTGATTAATTTTCAATCAATCAGTATACGAGTTAAAAGATAGTAGGAAATGACTAAAAAAGTACAGGAGAAAGTAAATTAAAGCAAGCTCTAACTTCTTAACCATTTTGTTCAAAGAATtcaatttaaaagtaatttatatatGGAATTATCCTTCAATTCATCAATACACCATAGAAATCATgttgaaataatatttaatatatttttacaagcCAAACTTATCAAAATGAGTTCACATCATCACAATTTTAGAATACTAAATATGAAGCTCATCAACATGTAACATACATATTCACATAACTTGCAACTTGTGCGAATttctatattttgtttataatgTCTTTAATACAATTTGTTTATATCCAGCTCGCACATAATGTGAATTAAGTGAATTTCACTCAAAAGCATTGTTTAATGTAAAACGTCTTTATACAAAtgaatgtaaaaaaaaacagtgTTTTGTTGGATAGGGACGAACAcagtttgaaaaataattaaagctAGTTTAAAATGCTTGTTATAATAATGGATCTTTTGTTGTGCAAGTTTATGTGAAGATTATCTTTGACTTCGGtagatgaggatgaggatgagaatgaaaatagttaatgtaaaatttattaatttaaatattttttaattattaaaatcaaCAATTTAAACTGTGATAAGAtagtatttataatttgtttgcAATTTAGTATCCACACATATACATTTCCTTCTTTTTTTAGACGTATTTAAGCAACTTTGCTGAGTACATACAGCGACTCATATGCAGACTCATGccttatcattttttattttattttattttttcttgtaggtaAATCTATGAAAGTTTAGTCACGTGACTTGTGTCTCTTAATAAATGTCTGCACATGACACACTATGGACTATACTCGTAAGTGCTGAGTCATGCATGAGAGAATATTTAATAGAAATTCATGTGTAGTCTTATTGACCAATATGGGTTCaactatc encodes:
- the LOC137805871 gene encoding pectinesterase inhibitor 3-like — encoded protein: MQTQPISTIAFTVFLLLFSPPRAAAVRPPPNPLRSSCAQARYPVLCFQTLSNFSNPTAKPLDLAQAAVRASLVRTRALSAYLGTLKAASQGFGPRQRIAVSDCVQQISDSVSELSKTLNELQHLRDGTFQWQMSNVQTWTSTALTNGDTCISGFNAAATTGNVKLELKQRVTDVAMLTSNALYLINRLADSVTGKSRSNSGN